TCGGGGTCCATCACCACCCGGTACGTGGTCGAGCTTCTAAGCGTTTGTCTCTGCGGGCGGTAGAAACTGGACAGCTGTCCGCCGACGGCCCGACGGGGAGACGATCCGTCCCACGGACGGGCCGGATCGGTGTCGATCCATCTCAGTGTGGTAACTACCCACAATCCTCAAGTGTCGGCTCGTCGTAGTATCTCCTATGGTGGGGACCCAGTGGCTGTACGGCGCCATCGCGCTGCTGGTGGGCATCCACGTGCTGACGATGCTGTACGCCTACCGGAGTCATGACGAGACGGCCACGACCGAGTCCGAGGGCGAGCAGACACAGTCGCTTGGCGGACGCGGAGAACAGGTCGACTGCCCACAGTGTGGAACGACCAACGACCCGAACTATCGGTTCTGTCGGACCTGTGTCGCCGACCTCTCGAAACAGGCCCCACAACGCCAGCCGACCGGTGGGAGTCATCCACACTAACCGTGGACGAAGCGCTTATTTCCGGATAACAACAACGTAACACAAGTGGTGTGTACTGCCAGGGTGGCCGGATGGACCGGGTGATCGATGTCACAGCGACCGACGACGGCGTCCTCGACCGGACCGAGAGCGACGGCGTTCTCGGGCGGTCGCTGCTGTGTCTCCCGCTGTCGACACACCTTCGAGACGCCGAACAGGCCCGATACGTCGCCTGGAACAAGAAGCGGGGCGTCACCTGTATCCACGGCGGCCCGGACACGTACGCTCCGAGCGGGAGCTATCGGGCGTTCGCCGTCGCCACCGACAGCCGAATGGTGTTCGTCGTCGGCGGCGACGCCGAGGACGACCGGGTCTTCACCTTGCCGTACCGCGAGGTCCTGACCGTCGAGACGAGCGCGAACTTCCTCTCCTCGACACTCGAACTCGTCGCCGACGGCCAACAGCGCTGGCAGTTCGCCTGCCGTGGCGACCTCGACCCGGTCGCGAGGTACGTCGACGAAGCGGTCCAGTGTTGGACCCGCGCCGAGACGCTGTTCGATCGGGCCGATAATCGAGTCAGTTCAGCCCACGACGCTGTCGAAGACGGACGGTTAGACGCCGCAAGAGAGGCCCTCGATGCAGCCGAGACACAGGTAGCCGACGCACGGGACCATCTCGACGAACTGGGGCCGGACGCAGTCGCGCGCGGGACTGCCGTCGTCGACGACATCGAACACGACATGGCCGAGGCACGCGGCCGACTCGCCGCGACCCGAGGTGCCAGAGCCCACGAACGGGCCCGTTCCGCCTGGGACCGAAGCGAGTACGCCACGGCCTACGACGCCTACGAACGCGCCCGCGAAGCCTATCGACGGGCGCGTGCCCACGGCGTGACCGGCCTCCCGCTGGAAGAACGCCTCGCAGCAGTCGACGAGGAGTGTGACCGGCTCGCCAGCGCGCCGCTGGACGCGGCACGCGAGGCCGCCGCCGCTGCCCGGGAGACCGACGACCCACAGACCGCGAGCGAGCGCTGGGAGACCGCGCTCGAACGGTATCAGGACGCGGTCACGCTCGATTGGGGGCGACGGCGACGGTTCGAGGGCGACCCCGAGCAGCTCCGGGACACCGTGGCCGACACCGCCACCGCGCTCATCGGTGCCCGGCGAGCCGCGGCCCAGGATCGACTGAACGCCAGCGACTGGCTCGCCAAGAGCGGCGACGAGGACGGCGCCAGGGCCGCTCTCCGAGAGGCACGGGAGCACGTCGAGCGGGCCGACGAAGTCGCCGCGGAACTCGCCCCCGACCGCCGGGAGTTCGTGACCGAGGACATGGCCGCGGTCGCCGAACGGACCGCTCGCCTCGAGGCCGACCCGAGCCGCCCCGATACGGGGGTTTAGGAGGGCGGGCTACGTCGGTCCACGCATGCGCTTTGGTATCCTCTCGACGGCGAAGATCGGCCGTGAAGCCGTGATCCCCGCGATCCAGGCCAGCGAGCATACGGTCACAGCCATCGGCTCCCGGGACGCCGAACGGGCGCGACGTGTCGCAGCGGACCTCGGCATCCCCGAGGCCTACGGCGACTACGAGACGCTCCTGGCCGACGCCGACATCGACGCGGTGTACAACCCGCTTCCCAACGCCCTCCACGCCGAGTGGAGCCAGCGAGCGGCCGATCACGACCACCACGTCCTCTGTGAGAAACCCCTGACCGTCGACAGCGCCGAGGCGATCGACCTCTTCGAGTACTGTGCCGATCGGGGCGTGACCCTGATGGAGGCGTTCATGTACCAGTTCCACCCCAGAACCCGGCGGGCCCGCGAGATCGTCCGCGAGGAACTGGGCGAACTCCGCGCGGTCGAGTCGTCGTTCAAATTCCGGCTGGATTGGGACGGCGACATCCGACTAGATCCGGAACTGGCCGGCGGGAGTCTGATGGACGTGGGCTGTTACGCGGTCAGTTCGGTCCGTGGGTTCCTCGGCGAACCGAACCGGGCGTTCGCCCACGCGACCGATTCCCGGGAGACAGGTGTCGACACGAACCTCGCCGGTACCCTCGCCTACGACGACGGCCGGGTCGCACAGATCGCCTGTGGGTTCGACTCGCCTCACGTCGAACGGTACAGAGTCGAGACCGACGACGGCTGGCTCGAAGCACGGGACTGCTTCGGCCCCGAACCCGACCAGTCCGTCTCGCTGACCTACGCCGTCGACGGCCGCGAGGTGACGGAGACGTTCGACCCGGTCGATCAGTACCGCCTCCAGGTCGAGGGGTTCGCCGACGCTGTGTCGGCGGGAGTGGACCCGCTTGTCGACCGCGCCGAGACGCTGGGCAACATGCGCGCGATCGACGCCCTGGCCCGTAGCGCCGAACGGGGCGAGCCGGTCGACGTTGCCCCGACAGTGGAGTAACGACGATCGGGTCACGCGGGTGACACGCGACCCAACGGTTTTGCCGACCGCGGGCGAGATACCGTCCGTGACACCCCCCACGAAGACACTGCCCAGCGGCGACGAACTCCCGATGGTCGGGATCGGTACCTGGCAACTCCAGGGAGATACCCTCGCACAGTCCGTGCGTGCCGGTCTCGACGCCGGCTACGCCCACGTCGACACGGCCGAGGGCTACCACAACGAGGCCACGATCGGTGAGGCACTGGCGGACTACGACCGCGAGGACGTCTTTCTCACCTCGAAAGTCCTCCCCAAACACCTCGACTACGAGTCGGTGATCGCCTCCTGCGAGGCGTCGCTCGAACGGCTGGGGACCGACTACCTCGACCTCTATCTGGTCCACTGGCCGAACCCGGCGATCTCGCTGCGGGAGACGCTCCAGGCGATGGCGCACCTCCACGATGAGGGGCTGGTTCGGAACGTCGGCGTCTCGAATTTCAGCGCCTACCAGCTCTCGACCGCACACCACATCTCGCCGGTTCCCATCGCGGTCAACCAGATCGAGTACCACCCTTGGAACACCCAACCCGACGTCGTCGACTACTGCCACGAGACCGACACCGTCGTCGAGGCTGCAGCACCACTCGCTCGTACGGAGGTGTTCGGCGATCCCGTGATCCAGGATCTCTCCGGGAAGTACGACCGCTCGCCGGCGCAGATCGTCCTGAAATGGGCCGTCGAGAACGACGTCGTCGTCCTCCCGAAATCAACCTCCCCGGACCACGTCCGGGCCAACCTGGAGCTGTTCGATTGGGATCTGGACGACGACGACCACCAGCGTATCGACGAGATCGACCGCGAACGGACCGTCTACGACCATCCAGTCAGGGACTGGACTGGCGACACCTACGGGATCTCACAGTAGGTCTCGATGGTCACGCCACCGCCGCTTGACCGCTACGACGCCGCCGCGGCCCTGAGCGTCGGCTGCCTGCTGGTGGTGGCGTATCTCCTCGTTCCGAACCCGACCGTCCAGTACGCCGTGTGGCTGACGATCTTCTGTGTCTGGATGGCGTGGTTCGTCTTCTTCGGGGCGAAATGGCTCTACGGAGTGGATCGCTAACCGCAAGACGAGAGAACTGTTTACTCGATTCCGTGTCAGACGGATTTTATAACCCCTCCCGAAGTATACACACCCGATGCCTCGCATCGAAGTCCCGGAGAACCTGTACCGCCAGATCGAGGACGAAGCGAACGGCGACGACTTCAATGACACCCTCTGGAAGATGGTCGGCTCGTACCGCCGGACCAACAATCCCGAAGCCGACCAGACGTGAGCGTGGCTAACTGATTCGGTGGTCGGACCGGAGTCCAGTTTTGTGAGTCCGCAGCGGCCTTGTTCTTCTAAACGCGACGAGCGTCCCTCATCCGGATAGTTCGATAGGACGAGAAAGTTGGATGGACTCGCCGAGTTGGATAGACCGCGAAATCGCGCTCGATTCCACCTGAACCGTCGGTTCCAGCGGCTGGCGGCTCCTCCGACACCTGCCAGCGCCGAACGTTTATCCCCCTGACCGAGCAATACGGTCCTATATGGCCAGTTCGACCCGCGAAGGCGATTCCGACCACGAGGACGAGATTCGGATGTGGCGCGAGGGCGACGACTGGGTCATCACCGACGTCGAAACTGGAGTCACGACCCAGGGCGAGACTCGCGAGCACGCGCTCGAGATGCTCGACGAAGCCGTCGCGCTCCACAAGGGCGAGATCGGTCGCGAACCGACCGACGAAGAACTCCGTGAACTGGGCATCGATCCGGACGACAACACAACCGGCGATACGGAGCTGCCGGATTTCATGCAGTAGATGGGTCGACGGACCTTCTCGGGGATGGAAGTCGTGAAAGTGCTGGTCAACGTCGGGGCTTCGAGTGGCGACGAACAATCGGTGACCACGCACAACTCTACTACGTCCATCCGACCAACGACGACGACAGGCGACAGGTGACCGTGCCGCTCCACGACGAACTCAAACCCGGGACACTGCGAGACATCGCAAACGGGGCTGGTGCGAACGACTTCGACACGTCCTGCGACTGGATCGATCACAACAGCTGAAACGCCCGAGAGCAGATGTCTTAGATGAACCCGCCGGGGTTTCGTCACGCCGCGTGAAAGATTCGGACTAACCCCGACGCTGTGGTGCGGTCCAGGGATACCCCGACCGAACAACTCGTGAGTTCGGATTCGGCTCGATCCGTGACACCGATGTTCACCGATGCTCGTCGATCCACTCACACCACGCGTGGAAGTCGTTCGTACCACACTGGTCGGCAATGCGCTGCAGTGTTCCGACGCGGAGTCGGTCGTGGAGCGGTACGGTGACGGTCCGTTTCTCGCCAGCCTCGGGATGGGTGTACTTGAGAATTGCGTGGTCACCGCGTGTCCGGTCGTGGCGATACCCGAACTTCCGGAGGACGGTGACGATTTCACTGCCCGAAAAATCTCTCGTGACCATTCACGAGTCCTCGAACCACGGCGCATCGGGTTCGGGAGCCGCTGTGTCCCCGGCTCTCGCTTCCTTGGTAAGCTCGATGGCTTCATCGAGGTTTTCGAGCGCCGCCGTCCGTGACGGTCCCTGACTCGCAACACCGGTTTCCTCGTCTACCGCCGACCACCAGCCATCGTCCTCTTCGATGAGACGGATCTCACGTCCGGTGCTCATACAGCATGATACGCCTGAATATCAGATAAGGGTTCGGCCGTGGTCGAAACGGGTGTGCGTCTAGTCCACGACGGATTCCAGGAGAGTTCATTGTGGGTGCGACTGGACAGCGGTAGAGGGCCTGAAAACTGTGATACGCTGGATATGGACTCGCCGGGATTTGAACCCGGGGCCTCTTCCTTGCGAAGGAAGCGATCTGCCACTGATCTACGAGCCCGCGCGTTTGCCTCTCGAACGCCGGGTCGTAAAAACCCTGCGCGTGAGGGCGACCTTCGATAGCGATTCACACGGCGTGTGGACGTGTCCCGGCGTGCGGTTCGGTGCGGATGCGACCCGGCCTCACGGACGGATATCGAGGCCGACGCGACGATCAGTCCCGAGCCACGCCCTGTGGGCGCGCCTCGACCCTCGCGAAGCTGACGCTTCGCTCAGTCCTCGAGGACGATCTCGATGGAGACGTCGTTGGGCACCTGGATGCGCATTAGCTGGCGCAGTGCCCGTTCGTCGGCGTCGATATCGATCAGCCGCTTGTGGACCCGCATCTCCCAGTGTTCCCACGTCGCAGTCCCTTCACCGTCGGGGGACTTGCGTGTGGGGACTTCCAGCGTCTTGGTGGGGAGCGGGACCGGCCCCGACAGCTCGACACCGGTCTTCTCGGCGATCTCCCGCACGTCGGCGCAGATGTTGTCGAGGTCGTCGGGGCTCGTGCCTGCGAGCCGAACGCGTGCCTGCTGGGACATGTGTTATCGCTCGTTGACGCTGAGGACCTTACCAGCAGCGATGGTCTGACCCATGTCGCGGATGGCGAAGGAGCCGAGCTCCGGGATCTCGCCGGACGGCTCGATGCTGAGCGGCTTCTGCGGACGAACCGTGACGACTGCAGCGTCGCCGTTCTGGATGAAGTCGGGGTTCTCCTCGGCGACCTCGCCGGAGGCGGGGTCGATCTTCTGGTCCAGGGACTCGATGGTACAGGCGACCTGTGCCGTGTGAGCGTGGAAGACCGGCGTGTACCCCTCGGTGATCACCGACGGGTGCTGCATGACGACGATCTGGGCCTGGAACGTCTCGGCGACCGACGGCGGGTCGTCGGCCGGACCACAGACGTCACCGCGGCGGATGTCGTCCTTGCCGATGCCACGGACGTTGAACCCGACGTTGTCACCGGGCTCGGCCTTCGGGACTTCCTCGTGGTGCATCTCGACGGTCTTGACCTCGCCGCCGACGTCGCTTGGCTGGAACGAGACGTTGTCGCCCGTGTTCAGGATACCCGTCTCGACACGGCCGACCGGGACCGTCCCGATACCGGAGATGGTGTAGACGTCCTGGATCGGTAGGCGAAGCGGCGCGTCCGTCGGCGGTTCCGGCGCCGGCAGTTCGTTGAGTGCCTCGATGAGGATCTCGCCGTCGTACCAGTCCGTGTGCTCGGACTCGCTGGCGATGTTGTCGCCCTCGAACGCCGAGACCGGGATGAACTTCGCGTTCTCCGTGTCGAAGCGGACCTGGTTGAGGAGGTCCTTGACCTCCTCGACGACCTGCTTGTACTCGGACTCGCCGTAGTCGACGAGGTCCATCTTGTTGACGGCGACGATGAGTTCGCCGATGCCAAGCGTTCGGGCCAGGAAGACGTGTTCCTGGGTCTGGGGCTGAACACCGTCGTCGGCGGCGACGACGAGAACAGCGTTGTCGGCCTGGCTCGCGCCCGTGATCATGTTCTTCACGAAGTCACGGTGGCCGGGACAGTCGACGATGGTGAAGTCGTAGGTGTCCGTGCTGAACTCCTGGTGGGCGATGTCGATGGTGACACCACGCTCTCGCTCCTCGGCGAGGTTGTCCATGACGTAGGCGAACTCGAAGCCGCCCTTGCCCTTCTCTTCTGCTTCTTCCTTGTGCTGTTCGATGACGTGCTCCGGTACCGATCCTGTCTCGTACAGGAGGCGGCCGACGAGCGTGCTCTTTCCGTGGTCGACGTGGCCGATGATGGCCAGGTTCTGGTGTTGTTCGTCGCTCATTGTTGAATCTCACGCGCAGGGGCGCTGTATCGGAATCTTTAGCCGGTGGTTCATAAAATCATTTCGAAAGCGAGCAGGCGTCATCCCCGCGCTATCGTGCGGTTCGACATGACGTGTCATGATGTGGGTTGGAGAGCGGCCGACAACGACGGACTACTGAAAGACCGGACCAGGCAATCCCGGCGAGTCCACCCAACTCATTCCGTTCGTTTCCTCGCCGACTTCCCGTTCGCTACGCTCACGGCAGTCCCGTCGAGCTGGATAGACAGAGGACGCCACGGATCGTTTCTCGCGAAAGTCAGACCCGGATGGGTCCTATGACACCACTGGAAAATGCGTCTGTGGTCGGTTCGCCCGGACTACAGCGCTTCCTCGATGGAGCGCGCGATGTCGGCAAAGATCGGTAGTTCGACGGTCTCCTCGGAGTAGGCCTTGTACGCCAGGAAGATGAACGCGACGAACATAGCCAGGTTGAACACGCCCATGATCAGGCCAGCCAGCAGCGCGATTGTTCCCGGTAAGGACCCGGTTATGAATCCCACTGCAAACCGGAAGACGTACAGACCGATCCCGAAGGCAACGGCCTGTGCCGCGTTGAATCGCAGGAACTCGTTGCCGTCTTCCTCGACGAAGAGGAAGATCAGCGCGATCGGCCACAGGATGTAGCCGATCGCAGCCGCGATGTTCGCCGAGAGTCCGAACACCGCGTCGTCAGCTTCCGCACCTGGCACCACCGTATCTGATTGCGTCGCCATATATCCGGACTCTACACGATCGCATATAATAATTTCCCTCAGAGCGACAGGTGTTATAATCCGGCGATCGTTCGATCCTTCGACATATCTTGGCCGTCGGTAAAACGGATGACGACACCTGGTTTCAAAAGCGTATAGGCAGTACTGGTCAGCTCTCGGATAGCTACTGCCCGAGTCGACCGACATCTGCGAGGACGGCACTCGCGGTTTCAGGGCCACCGGCACCGCGACCGGAGATGTTGAGCCGACCGGCGTGTTCGGTCTCCAGTTGGACGATGTTGCGCGTCCCCGACGGCGCAAGCGGTGCGTTCTCCGGCACCAGTCGGGGGCCGACGCGGACCTCTCCCTCGGCGACTTCGGCGATGAGGCGGATCGTCCGCCCCTCCTCTTGGGCGAGTTCGAGGGCGCTGCCCGCGATGTCCTGGATCCCCTCGACCTCGGCGTCTT
Above is a window of Haloarcula halophila DNA encoding:
- a CDS encoding DUF7577 domain-containing protein, which encodes MVGTQWLYGAIALLVGIHVLTMLYAYRSHDETATTESEGEQTQSLGGRGEQVDCPQCGTTNDPNYRFCRTCVADLSKQAPQRQPTGGSHPH
- a CDS encoding Gfo/Idh/MocA family protein, giving the protein MRFGILSTAKIGREAVIPAIQASEHTVTAIGSRDAERARRVAADLGIPEAYGDYETLLADADIDAVYNPLPNALHAEWSQRAADHDHHVLCEKPLTVDSAEAIDLFEYCADRGVTLMEAFMYQFHPRTRRAREIVREELGELRAVESSFKFRLDWDGDIRLDPELAGGSLMDVGCYAVSSVRGFLGEPNRAFAHATDSRETGVDTNLAGTLAYDDGRVAQIACGFDSPHVERYRVETDDGWLEARDCFGPEPDQSVSLTYAVDGREVTETFDPVDQYRLQVEGFADAVSAGVDPLVDRAETLGNMRAIDALARSAERGEPVDVAPTVE
- a CDS encoding aldo/keto reductase, translated to MTPPTKTLPSGDELPMVGIGTWQLQGDTLAQSVRAGLDAGYAHVDTAEGYHNEATIGEALADYDREDVFLTSKVLPKHLDYESVIASCEASLERLGTDYLDLYLVHWPNPAISLRETLQAMAHLHDEGLVRNVGVSNFSAYQLSTAHHISPVPIAVNQIEYHPWNTQPDVVDYCHETDTVVEAAAPLARTEVFGDPVIQDLSGKYDRSPAQIVLKWAVENDVVVLPKSTSPDHVRANLELFDWDLDDDDHQRIDEIDRERTVYDHPVRDWTGDTYGISQ
- a CDS encoding type II toxin-antitoxin system HicB family antitoxin, whose protein sequence is MASSTREGDSDHEDEIRMWREGDDWVITDVETGVTTQGETREHALEMLDEAVALHKGEIGREPTDEELRELGIDPDDNTTGDTELPDFMQ
- a CDS encoding type II toxin-antitoxin system HicA family toxin, translating into MVTRDFSGSEIVTVLRKFGYRHDRTRGDHAILKYTHPEAGEKRTVTVPLHDRLRVGTLQRIADQCGTNDFHAWCEWIDEHR
- a CDS encoding type II toxin-antitoxin system HicB family antitoxin; amino-acid sequence: MSTGREIRLIEEDDGWWSAVDEETGVASQGPSRTAALENLDEAIELTKEARAGDTAAPEPDAPWFEDS
- the rpsJ gene encoding 30S ribosomal protein S10, encoding MSQQARVRLAGTSPDDLDNICADVREIAEKTGVELSGPVPLPTKTLEVPTRKSPDGEGTATWEHWEMRVHKRLIDIDADERALRQLMRIQVPNDVSIEIVLED
- the tuf gene encoding translation elongation factor EF-1 subunit alpha — protein: MSDEQHQNLAIIGHVDHGKSTLVGRLLYETGSVPEHVIEQHKEEAEEKGKGGFEFAYVMDNLAEERERGVTIDIAHQEFSTDTYDFTIVDCPGHRDFVKNMITGASQADNAVLVVAADDGVQPQTQEHVFLARTLGIGELIVAVNKMDLVDYGESEYKQVVEEVKDLLNQVRFDTENAKFIPVSAFEGDNIASESEHTDWYDGEILIEALNELPAPEPPTDAPLRLPIQDVYTISGIGTVPVGRVETGILNTGDNVSFQPSDVGGEVKTVEMHHEEVPKAEPGDNVGFNVRGIGKDDIRRGDVCGPADDPPSVAETFQAQIVVMQHPSVITEGYTPVFHAHTAQVACTIESLDQKIDPASGEVAEENPDFIQNGDAAVVTVRPQKPLSIEPSGEIPELGSFAIRDMGQTIAAGKVLSVNER
- a CDS encoding DUF4870 domain-containing protein, with protein sequence MATQSDTVVPGAEADDAVFGLSANIAAAIGYILWPIALIFLFVEEDGNEFLRFNAAQAVAFGIGLYVFRFAVGFITGSLPGTIALLAGLIMGVFNLAMFVAFIFLAYKAYSEETVELPIFADIARSIEEAL